From the Orenia metallireducens genome, one window contains:
- a CDS encoding DUF501 domain-containing protein: MAYTQKDLEILEKQLGRKPRNLVDIIKRCKDESPQVVVTAPILDKGDSVGIFPTTLWLTCPELNYRIGKLESKGLVQEVQNKILGNKKLSKRLEEAHQDYANYRLDLVDEVRLKDLKENNPGQYKVLKESGVGGILEFEGIKCLHTHFAHYLVDRKNPVGEIVAELLEEEYGEVEPEECCMKESFEEE; this comes from the coding sequence ATGGCTTATACTCAGAAAGATTTAGAGATATTAGAGAAACAATTAGGGCGTAAACCAAGAAATTTAGTTGATATTATTAAAAGATGTAAAGATGAAAGCCCACAAGTGGTAGTAACTGCACCTATTTTGGATAAAGGGGATAGTGTAGGTATCTTTCCAACTACATTGTGGTTAACCTGTCCAGAGTTAAATTATAGAATTGGAAAATTAGAGAGTAAGGGTCTGGTACAAGAGGTTCAAAATAAGATCTTAGGTAACAAGAAATTATCCAAGAGGTTAGAGGAAGCTCACCAAGATTATGCTAATTATAGATTAGATTTGGTTGATGAGGTTAGGTTAAAAGATTTAAAGGAGAATAACCCAGGACAATATAAGGTTTTAAAAGAATCTGGAGTAGGTGGTATTTTAGAATTTGAAGGGATTAAGTGCTTACATACACATTTTGCTCATTATTTAGTTGATAGGAAGAACCCAGTAGGAGAGATAGTAGCTGAATTATTAGAAGAAGAATATGGAGAGGTTGAACCTGAAGAATGTTGCATGAAAGAAAGCTTTGAGGAGGAATAG
- the tilS gene encoding tRNA lysidine(34) synthetase TilS: MSLLTKVESTIKKYKLINNGDRILIGVSGGPDSLALLHSLKTLKEEYNLYLHIAHLDHMIRGEESIKDAKFIERLAREWNIPITIKSYDVKAYQKEKGLSLEDAARQVRYRFFFGLIEKFNINKVAVGHNANDQAETVLMKFLRGAGLKGLSGIYPKQGKIVRPLIEISREEIEGYCEEHNLNPRIDKSNLETIYLRNKVRLNLIPLLVEEYNNNLVSTLNKTADLLREEEIFLGEYTIENLAQLTINKNNGKLILNAEKLLELNLAIQRRVIREGIKFLKGSYQDIYYDHIDLVLDLIKNSETGSRLDLPQGIIVKLNYEEIIFTTEDIDNINYFKHRLLLGSKKIPQVDLEVKTKIVEKTYPWKKTLNDPNIACLDFSKIGKEFYLRQREDGDRFYPLGMKGSKKVKDFLIDEKIPINKRDKVPIFTTLDGDIFWVGGLRVDDRFKITDETEKILIIEIIN; the protein is encoded by the coding sequence ATGTCTTTGTTAACTAAAGTAGAATCTACTATAAAGAAATATAAATTAATTAATAACGGGGATAGAATTTTAATAGGGGTATCAGGGGGGCCTGATTCCCTTGCTTTATTACATAGCTTAAAAACGTTAAAGGAAGAATATAATCTATATTTACATATTGCTCACCTAGACCATATGATTAGAGGAGAAGAATCTATAAAGGATGCTAAGTTTATAGAAAGATTAGCTAGAGAATGGAATATTCCTATTACTATAAAATCTTATGATGTTAAAGCTTATCAAAAAGAGAAGGGATTATCTCTTGAAGATGCAGCTCGTCAAGTTAGGTATAGATTCTTCTTTGGGTTAATTGAAAAGTTTAATATTAATAAGGTTGCTGTTGGACATAATGCTAATGATCAGGCTGAGACTGTATTAATGAAGTTTTTACGGGGAGCAGGATTAAAGGGTTTAAGTGGAATCTATCCTAAGCAAGGAAAGATAGTTAGACCATTAATTGAAATCTCTAGAGAAGAGATAGAAGGTTATTGTGAAGAGCATAACTTGAATCCAAGAATCGATAAGAGTAATCTAGAAACTATATATCTTAGAAATAAAGTTAGATTGAATTTAATACCTTTATTAGTAGAAGAGTATAATAATAATCTAGTCTCCACATTAAATAAAACTGCAGATCTGTTAAGGGAAGAGGAGATTTTTTTAGGAGAATATACAATAGAGAATTTAGCTCAATTAACTATAAATAAAAACAATGGTAAATTGATCTTAAATGCCGAAAAATTATTAGAATTAAATTTAGCTATACAGAGAAGAGTTATTAGAGAGGGTATTAAATTTTTAAAGGGTAGCTATCAAGATATTTATTATGATCATATTGATTTAGTTCTTGATTTAATTAAGAATTCAGAGACTGGAAGTCGGCTTGATTTGCCCCAAGGAATAATAGTTAAATTGAATTATGAGGAGATAATTTTTACAACAGAAGATATTGATAATATTAATTATTTTAAGCATAGGTTATTATTAGGAAGTAAAAAAATTCCCCAAGTAGATTTAGAAGTTAAAACAAAGATTGTTGAGAAGACATATCCTTGGAAGAAGACTCTTAATGATCCCAATATTGCTTGTTTAGATTTTTCTAAAATAGGTAAGGAATTTTATTTAAGGCAGCGTGAAGATGGAGATCGTTTTTATCCTTTAGGAATGAAAGGGAGTAAGAAGGTAAAAGATTTTTTAATTGATGAGAAAATTCCAATAAATAAAAGGGATAAGGTGCCAATTTTTACAACTTTAGATGGTGATATTTTCTGGGTAGGTGGACTTAGAGTAGATGATAGATTTAAAATCACAGATGAAACAGAGAAGATTCTAATAATTGAAATTATAAATTAA
- a CDS encoding LuxR C-terminal-related transcriptional regulator translates to MKPLLTTKLNLPALSKYLVSRQDLIMQLNQGLDKRLTLVSAPAGYGKSTLIVEWLNTINIPYCWLSLDKKDNDPVRFLTYLIQALKKIDINIGKTIQTLLASPQLPAFEVLITNLINDLAKLSSTFVLVVDDYHLINEQKIHTIIQYLLDCQSLSLNLVLITRQDPPFNLSRLRVAHQLTDIRAKDLKFKLSEVEDFFKNKMSLSLKQQDIAILANRTEGWIASLQLAAISLQKKNQQAINRFINSFGGSHRHVIDYLFEEVIKELNQDIYIFLCQTAILDSLNPALCNAITGREDSARMLSLLKESNLFVIPLDQEYNFYRYHQLFAEYLLTELDKEEKNTLHLKAANYLEKEGYLIEAINHAIAANTTSKAIALIEKVADNLFQNGEIKTLVNLIDLLPQEDIREDINLNFYKIIGLFFDGQVQEAEFHLSMLIDNSTVVEKSGFLGRCKLLQVLFNIIKGETSFYKLAKESLDLIDKSDYFFYSGALLTIGWAEASRGRIKESIDAFNRALFTGKKLEQPFIALIALINLALNLIKHGERKKAKALCQQGLRYFVDQGGQLLPIAEVIYITLGMVAFEGNKLKEAKEYLIKGIKLVEQLGLTHLYSEAKLYLASVYYALGERNETLEILQELYDFSKVIDFSYLITRIENYKIELYLKEGNLELALENYANESNACANQIYIRILLAQQNFEKALELLQTIEENTKQQENYRNLITIHLLQSYALKGLGAKDKAIKYLKEALSIAAPEEFYRSFIEDGQPITQLLSEVKSLAPTFVSNVIKQFDKNSKVNENNEKLIEPLSDRELEILQLIAQGYSNKGIAKELFITVGTTKWHIHNLYGKLGVNRRAQAINKARKLKLI, encoded by the coding sequence ATGAAACCATTATTAACTACTAAACTTAATCTCCCAGCTTTAAGCAAGTATTTAGTAAGTCGGCAAGACTTAATAATGCAGCTTAATCAAGGCTTAGATAAAAGACTAACTTTAGTATCTGCACCAGCAGGTTATGGTAAAAGTACTTTAATAGTTGAGTGGTTAAATACTATTAATATCCCTTATTGCTGGTTATCACTAGATAAAAAAGACAATGATCCTGTGCGATTTTTAACTTATTTAATACAAGCCTTAAAAAAAATTGATATAAATATAGGTAAGACTATTCAAACTTTATTAGCTTCTCCTCAATTACCTGCCTTTGAAGTTTTAATCACAAATTTAATTAATGATCTTGCTAAATTATCATCTACTTTTGTCTTAGTTGTTGATGATTATCACTTAATTAATGAGCAAAAGATTCATACTATAATTCAATATTTACTTGATTGTCAATCATTATCCCTCAACCTTGTATTAATTACCCGACAAGATCCACCTTTTAATCTTTCACGCCTTAGAGTAGCTCATCAACTAACAGATATTAGAGCTAAAGATTTAAAATTTAAGTTAAGTGAGGTTGAAGACTTCTTTAAAAATAAGATGTCTCTTAGTCTTAAACAGCAGGATATAGCTATTTTAGCTAATCGTACTGAAGGGTGGATTGCTAGTTTACAGTTAGCAGCTATTTCTTTACAAAAGAAGAATCAACAAGCAATTAATCGATTTATTAATTCCTTTGGAGGTAGTCATCGACATGTAATAGATTATTTATTTGAAGAGGTAATTAAAGAATTAAACCAAGATATATATATTTTTTTATGCCAAACTGCTATCTTAGATAGTTTAAATCCTGCTTTATGCAATGCTATAACAGGAAGAGAAGATAGTGCTAGAATGTTAAGTTTATTAAAAGAATCTAATCTTTTTGTTATTCCTTTAGATCAAGAATATAATTTTTACCGCTATCATCAGCTTTTTGCAGAGTATTTACTTACAGAACTTGATAAGGAAGAAAAAAATACTTTACATCTTAAAGCGGCTAATTATTTAGAAAAAGAGGGCTATTTAATTGAAGCTATTAATCATGCTATAGCTGCTAATACTACTAGTAAAGCTATAGCTTTAATTGAGAAAGTTGCTGATAATTTATTTCAAAATGGAGAAATAAAAACTTTAGTTAACTTAATAGATTTATTACCCCAAGAAGATATCAGAGAGGATATAAATTTAAATTTTTATAAAATTATTGGACTATTTTTTGATGGTCAAGTACAAGAAGCTGAATTTCACCTATCAATGTTAATAGATAATTCAACTGTAGTAGAGAAATCAGGATTTTTAGGCAGATGTAAATTGTTACAGGTTTTATTTAATATTATCAAAGGAGAAACTTCATTTTATAAATTAGCTAAAGAGTCTTTAGACCTTATTGATAAGTCTGATTACTTCTTTTATAGTGGAGCATTGTTAACCATTGGCTGGGCAGAGGCAAGTCGGGGCAGAATAAAAGAGTCAATCGATGCTTTTAATCGTGCATTATTTACTGGAAAGAAATTAGAACAGCCTTTTATAGCTTTAATAGCTTTAATTAATCTTGCTTTAAATCTTATTAAACATGGTGAGAGAAAAAAGGCTAAGGCGTTATGTCAACAAGGTCTTAGATATTTTGTTGATCAAGGGGGGCAATTGCTTCCTATAGCTGAAGTTATTTATATTACTTTAGGAATGGTAGCTTTTGAAGGAAATAAATTAAAAGAGGCAAAAGAGTATTTAATTAAGGGAATTAAGTTAGTAGAACAATTAGGTCTAACTCATCTTTATAGTGAAGCTAAGTTATATCTTGCTTCAGTTTATTATGCTTTAGGAGAGAGAAATGAAACTTTAGAGATCTTACAAGAGCTTTATGATTTTTCTAAAGTTATAGATTTCTCTTATTTAATTACTAGAATTGAAAATTATAAGATAGAACTTTACTTAAAAGAAGGTAATCTAGAATTAGCCTTAGAAAATTATGCTAATGAATCTAATGCTTGTGCCAATCAGATTTATATTCGTATTTTATTAGCCCAACAAAATTTTGAAAAAGCTTTAGAACTTCTTCAAACTATAGAAGAAAATACTAAACAACAAGAAAATTATAGGAACTTGATTACTATTCATCTTTTACAAAGCTATGCTCTAAAAGGGCTTGGAGCTAAAGATAAGGCAATTAAATATTTAAAAGAAGCATTAAGTATTGCTGCTCCAGAGGAATTTTATCGTTCTTTTATTGAAGATGGGCAGCCTATAACTCAGCTTTTGTCAGAAGTAAAGAGTTTAGCACCGACTTTTGTTAGTAATGTAATAAAGCAATTTGATAAAAATTCTAAAGTCAATGAAAATAATGAGAAATTAATAGAGCCTTTAAGTGACAGAGAATTAGAAATTTTACAGTTAATAGCTCAAGGATATTCAAATAAAGGGATTGCTAAAGAGTTATTTATTACTGTTGGAACGACCAAATGGCACATTCATAACCTTTACGGTAAGCTTGGAGTAAATAGACGTGCTCAAGCAATTAATAAAGCTAGAAAATTAAAATTAATTTGA
- the ftsH gene encoding ATP-dependent zinc metalloprotease FtsH translates to MKKFSKSIGFYLIIIAIGVLIAQYIIAPNQPSEEITYSEFINKVEAGKIKKVTIIGENVIQGRLENKTFKINVPGTIEKVEEILRVNEVDIETRPEPEPPWWTGVFAYLLPTVILIAAWIFIMNKMQGGGNKMMSFGKSKARLHDNEKKRVTFDDVANYEEVKEELVEVVEFLKSPEKFNKLGATIPKGVLLVGPPGTGKTLMARAVAGEAGVPFFIISGSDFVEMFVGVGASRVRDLFEQGKKNAPCIIFIDELDAVGRQRGAGVGGGHDEREQTLNQLLVEMDGFEANEGIILMAATNRPDVLDPALLRPGRFDRQVTVDRPDYKGRRGVLEIHVKNKPLADDVDLSVLARRTPGFTGADMENLANEAAILAARRDKDRISMLEFDDAIDRVIAGPQKKSRIISDKERDIVSYHETGHALLGELLEHADPTHKVTIIPRGRAGGFTINLPTEDKSFITKSELLDKVTMLLGGRVAEEVFLDDVSTGAQNDLERSTKIIRNMITDYGMSEKLGPLTLGQKHNEQVFLGRDISRSRNYSEEVASQIDKEAKDLVSKCYETARTILTENRDMVEDMVAELKEKETLNRREIKTIISKYKPGFYDDLEEDYWDLKEDNAEE, encoded by the coding sequence TTGAAGAAATTTTCAAAAAGTATAGGTTTTTATTTGATAATTATAGCAATTGGTGTTTTAATAGCTCAGTATATTATTGCACCTAATCAACCTAGTGAAGAGATTACTTATAGCGAATTTATAAATAAAGTCGAAGCAGGAAAGATTAAAAAAGTTACCATCATAGGTGAAAATGTAATTCAGGGTAGATTAGAGAACAAAACTTTTAAGATAAATGTCCCTGGAACTATTGAAAAAGTTGAAGAGATATTACGAGTTAATGAAGTAGATATTGAGACAAGACCTGAGCCAGAACCACCTTGGTGGACAGGTGTCTTTGCTTACTTATTACCTACTGTAATCTTAATTGCAGCTTGGATCTTTATTATGAACAAGATGCAAGGTGGAGGCAATAAGATGATGTCTTTTGGTAAGAGTAAAGCTAGACTCCATGATAATGAGAAGAAGAGGGTTACCTTTGATGATGTAGCTAATTATGAAGAAGTTAAAGAAGAACTAGTTGAAGTTGTAGAATTTTTAAAGAGTCCTGAAAAGTTTAATAAATTGGGTGCTACAATACCAAAGGGGGTATTATTAGTAGGTCCTCCAGGAACAGGTAAGACCTTAATGGCTAGAGCTGTTGCGGGAGAGGCTGGAGTACCTTTCTTTATTATCAGTGGTTCTGATTTTGTTGAGATGTTTGTAGGTGTTGGTGCATCACGTGTTAGAGATTTATTTGAACAAGGGAAGAAGAATGCACCATGTATTATCTTTATTGATGAACTAGATGCTGTAGGTCGCCAACGTGGAGCAGGTGTAGGTGGAGGTCATGATGAACGTGAACAGACGTTAAATCAGTTATTAGTTGAGATGGATGGTTTTGAAGCTAATGAAGGGATTATCTTAATGGCTGCAACTAATAGACCTGATGTACTAGATCCTGCCTTATTAAGACCAGGTCGTTTTGACCGTCAAGTCACTGTTGATCGACCAGATTATAAAGGTAGAAGAGGCGTTTTAGAGATACATGTCAAGAATAAACCTTTAGCTGATGATGTAGATTTAAGTGTATTGGCTCGTAGAACTCCAGGTTTTACTGGTGCTGATATGGAAAACTTAGCTAATGAAGCGGCTATTTTGGCTGCACGCCGTGACAAAGATAGAATCAGTATGTTAGAGTTTGATGATGCCATTGATCGTGTTATTGCTGGTCCACAGAAGAAGAGTAGGATTATCAGTGATAAAGAAAGGGATATTGTATCATATCATGAAACTGGTCATGCTCTATTAGGAGAATTATTAGAACATGCTGATCCAACTCATAAGGTAACTATTATCCCTCGTGGTAGAGCTGGAGGGTTTACGATCAATCTGCCAACAGAGGATAAGAGTTTTATCACCAAATCTGAACTTTTAGATAAGGTTACTATGTTATTAGGAGGAAGAGTAGCCGAAGAGGTTTTCCTTGATGATGTTAGTACTGGTGCTCAAAATGACTTAGAGCGTTCTACTAAGATTATTAGAAATATGATTACCGATTATGGAATGAGTGAAAAGCTTGGACCACTTACTTTAGGTCAAAAGCATAATGAACAGGTATTCCTAGGTAGAGATATTTCACGTAGCCGAAATTATAGTGAAGAGGTTGCTTCACAGATTGATAAAGAGGCTAAAGACTTAGTATCTAAATGTTATGAAACAGCTAGAACCATATTGACAGAGAATAGAGATATGGTTGAAGATATGGTAGCTGAATTAAAAGAGAAAGAGACCTTAAATAGAAGAGAGATTAAAACGATTATTAGTAAATATAAACCTGGTTTTTATGATGATCTTGAAGAAGATTATTGGGATCTAAAAGAAGATAATGCTGAAGAGTAA
- a CDS encoding S1 RNA-binding domain-containing protein, translated as MSIEVGSIVKGVVTGITKFGAFVELDGGESGLVHISEVADAYVKDVNNYLKLNEEVNVKVISIGKDGKIGLSIKQLSEANKKTKFTQPPKKSFDDMMSDFLKESSEKQQDLRRSLDKKSGNIR; from the coding sequence ATGTCAATTGAGGTTGGAAGTATTGTAAAAGGGGTAGTGACTGGGATCACCAAATTTGGAGCTTTTGTTGAATTAGATGGAGGTGAGAGCGGTCTAGTTCATATCTCTGAAGTAGCTGATGCTTATGTTAAAGATGTTAATAATTATTTAAAGCTTAATGAAGAAGTTAATGTTAAGGTAATTTCTATTGGAAAAGATGGTAAAATAGGATTATCTATTAAACAACTATCTGAAGCTAATAAAAAAACTAAGTTCACTCAGCCACCTAAAAAGTCTTTTGATGATATGATGAGTGACTTTTTGAAAGAAAGTAGTGAAAAACAACAAGATTTAAGACGTAGCTTAGATAAAAAAAGTGGTAATATAAGATAA
- a CDS encoding Ppx/GppA phosphatase family protein produces MRVGAIDIGTNSVRLLIAEQANNGLNKLVSELRTPRLGEGIHQNGYLKKEAILRTIKVLREYKEIINNYNAEVVAIATSAVRDAKNQDIFLKRVKEETGIDIKVIKGTEEARLSYLGVVSAIEDLENQVLVIDIGGGSTEFIFGKYKDIMEFNSINLGAVRLTESYGEHLKEMKREAKDMLVDLLKDKNVEQLIGVGGTVTTLVSIREALEVYDYSIVHGSDLSKEEIIQILDDLSSLSLEERKEVIGLDAKRADIILGGIVILLEIMEQSKQDIVKVSDDSILEGVVIDTLN; encoded by the coding sequence ATGAGGGTAGGTGCAATTGATATTGGAACAAATTCAGTCCGACTATTAATTGCTGAGCAAGCTAATAATGGATTGAATAAATTAGTCAGTGAGCTAAGAACACCTAGATTAGGTGAAGGGATTCATCAGAATGGATATTTAAAAAAGGAAGCTATCCTAAGAACTATTAAGGTTTTAAGAGAGTATAAAGAGATAATCAATAATTATAACGCTGAAGTTGTAGCAATAGCAACTAGTGCTGTTAGAGATGCTAAAAATCAGGATATATTCTTAAAGAGGGTTAAAGAGGAGACTGGGATAGATATAAAGGTGATTAAAGGGACTGAAGAGGCTAGATTATCTTATTTGGGAGTTGTATCAGCTATTGAAGATTTAGAAAATCAGGTTCTAGTTATTGATATTGGTGGTGGAAGTACAGAATTTATTTTTGGTAAATATAAAGATATAATGGAATTTAATAGCATCAATCTTGGAGCTGTTAGATTAACAGAGAGTTATGGTGAACATCTTAAAGAGATGAAAAGAGAAGCTAAGGATATGCTTGTTGATCTGTTAAAGGATAAGAATGTAGAACAACTAATAGGGGTTGGGGGAACTGTAACTACTTTGGTATCAATTAGAGAAGCATTAGAGGTATATGATTATAGTATAGTGCATGGTTCTGACCTATCTAAAGAAGAAATTATACAGATATTAGATGATTTAAGTTCATTATCTTTAGAAGAGAGAAAAGAGGTAATAGGCTTAGATGCTAAGCGGGCAGATATAATCTTAGGGGGGATAGTTATATTATTAGAGATAATGGAGCAGAGTAAACAAGATATAGTTAAGGTGAGTGATGATAGTATTTTAGAAGGTGTAGTAATAGATACTCTTAATTAA
- the hpt gene encoding hypoxanthine phosphoribosyltransferase, producing MLEGIIEEILIKEEELQERIAQLGEKITNYYNQDDEIVMVCILRGGVMFMADLARKINLPVVLDFMDVTSYEGTTTTGNVRIIKDLEESIGDKHVLIVEDIIDTGLTLKHVINMLKTRNPKSIKVCTLLDKPERRTEKHVEIDWNGFEIPNKFVVGYGLDYEERYRNVPFIFVPKSELYEG from the coding sequence GTGCTAGAGGGAATTATTGAAGAAATATTAATTAAAGAAGAGGAGTTACAAGAGAGAATAGCCCAATTAGGAGAAAAGATAACTAATTACTATAATCAAGATGATGAGATAGTTATGGTCTGTATTTTAAGAGGTGGAGTAATGTTTATGGCTGATTTGGCTCGTAAAATTAATCTACCAGTAGTCCTTGATTTTATGGATGTTACTAGTTATGAAGGAACTACTACTACAGGAAATGTTAGAATTATTAAAGACTTAGAAGAGAGTATTGGAGATAAGCATGTATTAATTGTAGAGGATATTATTGATACTGGTTTAACTTTAAAGCATGTAATTAATATGTTAAAGACTCGTAACCCTAAGAGTATTAAGGTCTGTACTTTATTGGATAAACCAGAACGTAGAACAGAAAAGCATGTTGAAATAGATTGGAATGGATTTGAGATTCCAAATAAATTTGTAGTGGGCTATGGATTGGATTATGAAGAGAGATATAGAAATGTGCCATTTATCTTCGTTCCTAAGTCTGAACTATATGAAGGATAG
- the spoIIE gene encoding stage II sporulation protein E yields the protein MGSLELPIYQRKSDFKNKESKKSSFFITLNSIPYMNLTLFLIAFLFGRAIILDGLTPFGFIYFALFLYQVKKKITDVSRLLFIFSGVVIGYVVQLEFLATKYIVSMILLLIASNYLKDFKPLKYSMVAGLIVFLCQIPEILISSSTADIILVISEVLLIFLMTLLSLRILPDFLIYLENKSQKNIMILIFAIIVIALSIGGLPVEEIASINLVRLASAYLIMIIALTGGTGLATIVGVLLGFFYSISHLDSTPLIGSYALAALIAGSFKKHKKLGVILGFILSNVIYLIFISEAVSVMVLLKEALIAALLLLVTPDSLLPALNMLIDDKHRGLRLEERKLQSFISQRMEQFSNIFTELSSSFLEVGVTEQDEVKNIGSFLDLLTDKVCSKCDLYNSCWNNSFYKTYNSLFDLLLIAENRGKVTVDDLTNIMTISCSRKIKLATAINEFVKMYELNNYWRARLESSERILLDQLVGMSQVIDKLSKEFTVEIRTEEKIENKIYSILENSGFMVKEVLATNYNNEELEFTIRKNSCNGESNCAKKMIPLLNSKLDLNLEMIWNECGAELGKRSCICQLAPGANYQFNYGVATVSSNPNVSGDNYTFFKQRDGKFISILSDGMGVGVKASQESRTAVNLLQKMLQAGLDYESALHIVNSSLGLRSYEDSFATIDLLNVDQATGQAEFVKVGSASSFIKRGSDISMIKSNSLPIGILNKVDIEPNSLQLHDKDLIIMMTDGVLDSNQHLTIKEEWVLRILKNNLINDPQSLAQYILDKAQSENDDLKDDMTVLVIRVDKC from the coding sequence TTGGGAAGTTTAGAATTACCTATTTATCAGAGAAAAAGCGATTTTAAGAATAAAGAATCTAAAAAGAGTTCTTTTTTTATAACTTTAAACAGTATACCTTATATGAATCTAACATTATTCTTAATCGCTTTTCTATTTGGACGAGCTATTATCTTAGATGGATTGACACCTTTTGGATTTATCTATTTTGCACTCTTTTTATATCAGGTTAAAAAGAAGATAACAGATGTGTCAAGATTATTGTTTATATTTAGTGGTGTAGTTATAGGATATGTTGTCCAGTTGGAATTTTTAGCTACTAAGTATATTGTTAGTATGATTTTATTATTGATAGCTAGCAATTATTTAAAGGATTTTAAGCCATTAAAATACTCGATGGTGGCAGGCTTAATTGTTTTTCTATGTCAGATTCCCGAGATATTAATCAGTTCTTCTACGGCAGATATAATCTTGGTTATTTCTGAAGTTCTGTTGATATTTTTAATGACTTTATTATCTTTGAGAATATTGCCAGACTTTTTAATTTATTTAGAGAACAAGAGTCAAAAGAATATAATGATTTTAATCTTTGCTATTATAGTAATTGCATTATCAATTGGAGGCTTACCTGTTGAAGAGATTGCTTCTATAAATTTAGTTCGTCTGGCTAGTGCTTACTTAATTATGATTATAGCTTTGACTGGTGGTACAGGTTTAGCTACTATAGTTGGAGTGTTATTGGGCTTTTTTTATAGTATCTCTCATTTAGATAGCACTCCATTAATAGGTAGTTATGCTTTAGCTGCTCTGATTGCTGGTAGTTTTAAGAAGCATAAAAAATTAGGGGTGATTCTGGGCTTTATTTTAAGTAATGTTATCTATCTTATTTTTATAAGTGAAGCAGTTTCTGTTATGGTATTATTAAAAGAGGCTTTAATTGCTGCGCTATTATTGTTAGTAACTCCTGATAGCTTATTACCAGCTTTAAATATGCTTATTGATGATAAGCACAGAGGGTTAAGATTGGAAGAGAGGAAGTTACAGTCTTTTATTTCCCAAAGGATGGAACAATTCTCTAATATATTTACAGAGCTGTCCAGTTCTTTTCTTGAGGTAGGGGTTACAGAACAAGATGAAGTAAAGAATATAGGTTCTTTTCTAGATTTATTGACTGATAAGGTATGTTCTAAATGTGACTTATATAATTCTTGTTGGAATAACTCTTTTTACAAAACTTATAATTCTTTATTTGATTTGTTATTAATAGCTGAAAATAGGGGTAAAGTAACAGTAGATGATTTAACAAATATTATGACTATCAGTTGTTCAAGGAAGATAAAATTAGCAACTGCAATCAATGAGTTTGTTAAGATGTATGAATTAAATAATTATTGGAGAGCTAGATTAGAAAGTAGTGAAAGGATTTTATTAGATCAGCTAGTAGGTATGTCTCAAGTAATAGATAAGTTGTCTAAAGAATTTACAGTAGAGATTAGAACAGAAGAGAAGATAGAGAATAAGATATACTCTATCTTAGAAAATAGTGGATTTATGGTTAAAGAGGTTTTAGCTACCAATTATAATAACGAAGAACTAGAGTTTACTATTAGAAAGAATAGTTGTAATGGAGAGAGTAATTGTGCTAAGAAGATGATTCCTTTACTTAATAGTAAGTTAGACTTGAATTTGGAGATGATTTGGAATGAATGTGGTGCAGAGTTGGGTAAAAGAAGCTGTATCTGCCAATTAGCTCCTGGAGCTAATTATCAATTTAATTATGGAGTAGCTACTGTAAGCTCTAATCCAAATGTTTCAGGGGATAACTATACCTTTTTTAAACAAAGAGATGGTAAGTTTATCTCTATTTTAAGTGATGGAATGGGTGTAGGGGTTAAGGCTTCTCAAGAGAGTAGAACTGCTGTTAATTTATTACAAAAAATGTTGCAAGCTGGCTTGGACTATGAATCAGCATTACATATAGTTAATTCTTCTTTGGGGCTTAGATCTTATGAAGATTCCTTTGCTACTATTGATTTACTCAATGTCGACCAAGCAACTGGGCAAGCAGAATTTGTTAAGGTAGGATCAGCTTCTAGTTTTATTAAAAGAGGTTCAGATATTAGTATGATTAAGTCTAATTCTTTACCAATCGGCATTTTAAATAAAGTTGATATAGAACCTAATTCATTACAGTTACACGATAAGGATTTAATTATCATGATGACTGATGGTGTCTTAGATAGTAATCAACATCTAACTATCAAAGAAGAGTGGGTACTTAGAATCCTTAAGAATAACCTAATTAATGATCCTCAATCTCTAGCACAATATATTCTTGACAAAGCTCAATCAGAGAATGATGATTTAAAAGATGATATGACTGTACTTGTAATTAGGGTTGATAAGTGTTAA